One window of Marinobacterium aestuarii genomic DNA carries:
- a CDS encoding outer membrane protein assembly factor BamD gives MRFVKVIGILTLVSLMSACSFFGGDKKEEPDVPEQQLYSEALEALEAQNYGLAVEKLQRLEARYPFGRFSEQAQLELIFAYFKNYEPEAARAASDRFVRLHPNHENIDYAYYLKGLTSFEEDRSLVSRYLPIDETQRDPGAALESFESFATLTSRYPNSQYAPDALKRMQYLKNRLAEYEVHVALYYMKRSAWIAAANRGRYVVENLQETPAVPEALGIMAEAYEELGLTDQAARAAEVLRSNFPDFRYTSTKERDKSLLETATFGLLGSTDEAPVQRPNSVVATEKATESTEDAERSWFSIMTFGAFDDTDEEDTAPAQP, from the coding sequence ATGCGCTTTGTAAAAGTCATTGGCATCCTGACTCTGGTCTCTCTGATGTCCGCCTGTTCGTTTTTTGGCGGAGACAAGAAAGAAGAACCGGATGTTCCGGAGCAACAGCTCTACTCCGAGGCCCTGGAAGCCCTGGAGGCGCAGAACTACGGTCTTGCGGTCGAAAAACTGCAGCGGCTCGAAGCCCGCTATCCATTTGGGCGCTTCTCCGAGCAGGCCCAGCTGGAACTGATCTTTGCCTACTTCAAGAACTATGAGCCTGAAGCTGCCCGTGCAGCCTCCGATCGTTTCGTGCGCCTGCACCCGAATCACGAAAACATCGACTACGCCTACTACCTCAAGGGGCTGACCTCCTTCGAGGAAGACCGCTCACTGGTATCACGCTACCTGCCGATCGACGAAACCCAGCGTGACCCGGGTGCCGCACTGGAGTCCTTCGAGAGTTTCGCGACCCTCACCTCACGCTACCCCAACAGCCAGTACGCACCCGATGCGCTCAAGCGCATGCAGTATCTGAAAAACCGCCTGGCAGAGTATGAAGTGCATGTGGCGCTGTACTACATGAAGCGCAGCGCCTGGATTGCCGCCGCCAACCGTGGCCGCTACGTGGTAGAAAACCTGCAGGAAACCCCGGCCGTGCCGGAAGCTCTGGGCATTATGGCCGAAGCCTACGAGGAGCTTGGGCTAACCGACCAGGCCGCCAGAGCCGCCGAGGTTCTGCGCAGCAACTTCCCGGACTTCCGCTACACATCCACCAAGGAGCGCGACAAGTCCCTGCTTGAAACCGCCACCTTCGGCCTGCTGGGCAGCACTGACGAAGCGCCCGTCCAGCGCCCCAACTCTGTCGTCGCGACCGAGAAGGCCACAGAATCGACGGAAGACGCCGAACGCTCCTGGTTCAGCATTATGACCTTTGGTGCCTTCGACGACACCGATGAGGAAGACACAGCACCGGCACAGCCCTGA
- a CDS encoding NAD+ synthase, protein MSNSIRVLMAQINTLVGDIPGNTQRVIDIALDARDRQHANVVLLPELTLSGYPPEDLLLRPSIQTRIEAALTRLREEVRDIHLVVGYPRYRDGVLFNMAGVIYNGELVAEYAKQCLPNYQVFDEMRYFTAGDQPCVFDLKGVPVALTICEDLWKSGPAEQVREQGARLMLNLNASPFHVDKSQQRAKLLSERARQAGCPILYLNQVGGQDELIFDGGSKVIAADGTRVFQGRFFEETFFVAEYNDADQSLAVPGENSVAFPSIEQSVYDALVLGVRDYVNKNGFKGVVLGLSGGIDSGVTLAVAVDALGAERVEAVMMPFRYTSSMSQEDASEQARMLGVRYSSISIEPMYSAFMAQLADEFDGLAADTTEENLQARCRGVVLMAISNKKGVLVLTTGNKSEMAVGYSTLYGDMAGGFDVLKDVPKTLVYRIAAYRNGLSPAIPQRVIDRPPSAELAPDQTDQDSLPDYDVLDRLLELYVEHDYSAHALIAEGFEPEVVQRVIRLVDINEYKRRQAPVGVRITQRGFGRDRRYPITSGWKAGD, encoded by the coding sequence ATGAGTAATTCTATTCGGGTCCTGATGGCCCAGATCAATACCTTGGTGGGGGATATCCCCGGCAATACCCAGCGCGTAATCGATATTGCCCTGGATGCCCGGGATCGACAGCACGCCAATGTGGTGCTGCTACCGGAGCTGACACTGTCGGGTTACCCGCCGGAAGACCTGTTGCTGCGGCCGAGCATCCAGACCCGTATCGAAGCGGCGCTGACACGTCTGCGGGAAGAGGTGCGGGATATTCACCTGGTGGTGGGTTATCCGCGTTACCGTGATGGCGTGCTGTTCAATATGGCCGGCGTGATCTACAACGGTGAGCTGGTCGCCGAATATGCCAAACAGTGTCTGCCGAACTATCAGGTGTTCGATGAGATGCGCTATTTCACCGCAGGCGATCAGCCCTGCGTATTCGATCTCAAGGGGGTACCGGTAGCCCTGACCATCTGTGAGGACCTGTGGAAGAGCGGACCCGCCGAGCAGGTGCGCGAGCAGGGTGCGCGCCTGATGCTGAACCTCAATGCCTCGCCCTTTCATGTCGATAAATCGCAGCAGCGCGCCAAGCTGCTGAGCGAGCGGGCGCGTCAGGCTGGCTGCCCGATTCTGTATCTGAACCAGGTGGGCGGCCAGGATGAGCTGATTTTTGATGGCGGCTCCAAAGTGATCGCGGCCGACGGCACCCGTGTATTCCAAGGGCGCTTTTTCGAAGAAACCTTCTTTGTGGCGGAGTATAACGACGCCGATCAGAGCCTGGCGGTTCCGGGTGAAAACTCGGTGGCTTTCCCGTCGATCGAGCAGAGCGTGTATGACGCCCTGGTGTTGGGGGTGCGGGATTACGTCAACAAGAATGGCTTCAAGGGTGTGGTGCTGGGGCTTTCCGGCGGTATCGACTCAGGCGTGACGCTGGCCGTGGCGGTGGATGCCCTGGGTGCTGAGCGGGTGGAGGCGGTAATGATGCCGTTCCGTTATACCTCGTCTATGAGTCAGGAAGATGCCAGCGAGCAGGCGCGCATGCTGGGCGTGCGTTACAGCTCGATCTCGATTGAGCCCATGTATAGCGCCTTTATGGCGCAGCTGGCTGATGAGTTTGATGGTCTGGCGGCCGATACCACCGAGGAAAATCTCCAGGCGCGCTGCCGTGGTGTGGTGCTGATGGCCATTTCCAACAAGAAGGGCGTTCTGGTGCTCACCACGGGCAACAAGAGCGAGATGGCGGTGGGCTATTCGACCCTCTATGGCGATATGGCCGGTGGCTTCGATGTACTTAAGGATGTGCCCAAAACCCTGGTGTATCGCATTGCCGCCTATCGCAACGGACTTTCGCCTGCGATACCGCAGCGGGTGATCGACAGGCCACCCTCAGCAGAGCTGGCGCCGGATCAGACCGATCAGGACAGCCTGCCGGATTACGATGTACTGGATCGGTTGCTGGAGCTTTATGTTGAGCACGACTACAGCGCCCATGCGCTGATTGCCGAGGGCTTTGAGCCTGAAGTGGTGCAGCGCGTGATTCGGCTGGTGGACATCAATGAATACAAGCGGCGCCAGGCCCCTGTTGGCGTGCGTATTACCCAGCGTGGTTTTGGGCGTGATCGGCGCTACCCTATCACCTCGGGCTGGAAAGCTGGCGACTAG
- the thiO gene encoding glycine oxidase ThiO, protein MADFLILGGGVMGMLTARELAQAGASVTLVERGVCGRESTWAGGGIVSPLYPWRYQEPVTQLATWSQGSYVHLAQDLLEETGIDPELRQKGMFMVAVDDAAEALAWAQRYQRPMQQVDADFLYRKESSLRPGHTSALWMPEVASIRNPRLGKSLRRALELNPRVELIEQAGDAALLLESERVCGVRTERGEYRGGQTVLAAGAWTATLLAQLGIELPVEPVKGQMMLFKAPVGLVNRVVLQGGRYLIPRSDGRILVGSTLERAGFDKKTTTEARESLYRSALDILPALENYPVEHHWAGLRPGSPEGIPYIGAVPGVDGLHVNAGQYRNGLVLAPASTRLMADLLLQRSPIIDPAPYSLSARD, encoded by the coding sequence ATGGCGGATTTTTTGATTCTCGGCGGTGGCGTTATGGGTATGCTCACGGCACGTGAGCTGGCCCAGGCCGGTGCTTCGGTGACCCTGGTTGAGCGCGGTGTTTGCGGGCGCGAGTCCACCTGGGCCGGTGGCGGAATTGTTTCACCCTTGTATCCCTGGCGTTACCAGGAACCGGTAACGCAGTTGGCGACCTGGTCTCAGGGCAGTTACGTGCATCTGGCCCAGGATCTGCTGGAGGAAACCGGTATAGATCCGGAGCTGCGCCAGAAGGGCATGTTTATGGTGGCGGTGGATGATGCTGCCGAGGCCCTGGCTTGGGCGCAGCGTTATCAGCGCCCGATGCAGCAGGTCGATGCAGATTTCCTCTATCGCAAGGAATCCAGTCTGCGCCCGGGCCATACGAGTGCCCTCTGGATGCCGGAAGTGGCCAGTATTCGTAACCCCCGCCTGGGCAAGTCGCTGCGCCGTGCGCTGGAATTGAACCCCCGTGTTGAATTGATCGAGCAGGCCGGTGATGCCGCTCTGCTGCTGGAGTCTGAGCGTGTCTGCGGTGTGCGCACCGAGCGCGGTGAGTACCGCGGCGGGCAGACAGTGCTGGCCGCTGGAGCCTGGACGGCGACCCTGCTGGCACAGCTGGGTATAGAGCTGCCGGTGGAGCCGGTGAAAGGGCAGATGATGCTGTTCAAGGCGCCGGTTGGCTTGGTGAACCGTGTGGTATTGCAGGGTGGGCGCTACCTGATACCGCGCAGCGATGGCCGCATTCTGGTGGGCAGTACGCTGGAGCGGGCTGGTTTCGACAAAAAAACCACCACAGAGGCCCGGGAGTCGCTGTACCGCAGTGCGCTGGATATTCTGCCGGCGCTGGAAAACTATCCTGTTGAACATCACTGGGCGGGGCTGCGCCCGGGCTCACCTGAAGGTATACCCTATATAGGTGCGGTGCCGGGCGTGGACGGCTTGCATGTGAATGCCGGACAATACCGTAACGGCCTGGTGCTGGCGCCGGCATCGACCCGCCTGATGGCGGATCTGTTGCTGCAGCGCAGCCCCATCATTGATCCGGCGCCCTATAGCCTGTCGGCGCGGGATTGA
- a CDS encoding prepilin-type N-terminal cleavage/methylation domain-containing protein: protein MKASTGYPRRRYLQGFTLIEVLISLIVAVIGIVAILQLQGVFLSTASDSQQRAMATAVAEKKLEELRGFDSIATTSTSLASFDAIDNGAGTETVTAGSTSYTYDLAWTVTPYNASGAAASMANADFKNVTLNVSWGSGTAESVSLSSIIGAINPQISKFIDISGLGGSSAQVSYTPGLAPDIIAIDLGDGTKKETSKPLPDVSQKGTSNVVKFEVVTYDAQYRAITEDFATLNCVCELAGTGSGLPPAKTVYNATTKSLETDYSYTGVTKNIGAVYNSGGTNDQPDLCTRCCRDHHDNDGGTDNSYRWYWPRNSSYFDPLTKDHYHYNYDDSTKIFSLATLANPIYRETCRFKRVDGIYRLMQDWKLHDITVMPYNYLASGATGNTKYKTYVTNYLDQLLTSGDFSTPVSVTKPTGRDLVSGAMGTVTQGSTTQLLSRSIYVDPLTSGAVAAIQNIRAASGAWLSLVPFYEINSVLLSNWSSTNTTAATVANEGVVTVVDPALDYYGSYNRGLVSAMAAGTTSVAAASLVTNTGVIGHRNAANVTLATDGLYDTAANQRTGGITVTVVGAGHISGTFSCIRSGGGVCNGQNIPAYASLNITANGTACTKTKQGNTWTWDCLVPTGWVGNVTFSYTGYTFKKVGSTDTASSPYNLSATEPGSGFDILITIP, encoded by the coding sequence ATGAAGGCATCAACAGGTTACCCCCGTCGGCGGTATCTTCAGGGTTTTACACTGATCGAAGTGCTAATTTCGCTTATAGTCGCGGTGATCGGTATCGTAGCAATTTTGCAGCTGCAGGGCGTTTTCCTGAGTACCGCATCGGACTCGCAGCAGCGCGCCATGGCGACGGCTGTGGCGGAAAAGAAACTCGAGGAACTGCGTGGCTTTGATTCAATTGCAACAACCAGCACTAGCTTGGCGAGCTTTGATGCGATTGACAATGGCGCAGGGACTGAAACGGTTACCGCGGGTTCAACCAGTTACACCTATGATCTTGCCTGGACAGTCACGCCCTATAATGCGTCCGGCGCCGCAGCATCCATGGCGAATGCTGATTTCAAAAACGTAACCCTGAATGTAAGTTGGGGGAGTGGTACTGCGGAAAGTGTATCTTTATCCTCCATCATAGGTGCCATCAATCCTCAAATTTCAAAATTTATCGATATTTCTGGGCTTGGAGGCTCGTCAGCTCAAGTGAGTTACACGCCTGGTTTGGCGCCGGATATTATTGCGATTGACTTGGGTGATGGAACGAAGAAAGAAACCAGTAAACCCTTACCTGACGTCTCACAGAAAGGTACCAGTAACGTTGTAAAGTTTGAGGTAGTGACCTATGACGCGCAATATAGGGCGATAACTGAAGATTTTGCTACCCTAAATTGTGTATGTGAACTTGCTGGTACAGGATCAGGGTTGCCGCCGGCAAAAACGGTATACAACGCTACTACGAAGTCACTCGAGACAGATTATTCTTACACGGGCGTTACTAAAAATATCGGTGCTGTTTATAACAGCGGTGGGACTAATGATCAGCCGGACCTCTGTACCCGTTGCTGTCGCGATCATCACGACAATGATGGCGGTACGGATAACAGCTACCGTTGGTATTGGCCACGTAATAGCAGTTATTTTGACCCTTTGACTAAAGATCACTATCATTATAATTATGATGATTCAACTAAAATTTTTAGTTTGGCTACTTTAGCTAATCCTATTTATCGTGAAACCTGCCGATTTAAACGCGTTGATGGTATCTATCGCCTGATGCAGGACTGGAAATTACACGATATTACCGTGATGCCTTACAACTATCTGGCATCGGGCGCCACGGGGAATACGAAGTACAAAACTTATGTCACTAATTATCTTGATCAGCTGCTGACCAGTGGTGACTTTAGTACGCCGGTATCCGTGACCAAGCCGACAGGCCGGGATCTTGTTAGTGGAGCAATGGGTACAGTGACGCAGGGTTCAACAACCCAGCTCTTGTCACGGTCGATTTATGTCGACCCGTTGACGTCCGGAGCGGTGGCAGCTATTCAAAACATCAGGGCTGCGTCTGGGGCTTGGTTGAGCCTAGTGCCATTCTATGAAATTAACTCTGTGTTGTTGTCTAACTGGTCAAGTACGAATACGACTGCAGCGACTGTTGCGAACGAGGGTGTTGTCACAGTCGTGGATCCAGCCCTCGATTATTATGGCAGTTACAATCGTGGGCTTGTTTCCGCCATGGCGGCGGGCACGACTAGTGTGGCAGCAGCCTCCCTTGTCACTAATACAGGCGTGATTGGTCATCGCAATGCAGCCAATGTTACGCTTGCAACCGATGGGCTTTACGATACAGCGGCTAATCAGCGCACAGGCGGTATTACGGTGACGGTTGTCGGAGCTGGTCATATTTCAGGTACTTTCTCCTGTATTCGATCGGGGGGGGGCGTTTGCAATGGTCAGAACATTCCAGCCTATGCAAGTCTTAATATTACGGCCAATGGTACGGCTTGTACCAAAACCAAACAGGGGAATACTTGGACTTGGGACTGTCTGGTACCTACCGGGTGGGTTGGAAATGTCACGTTCAGTTACACCGGTTATACCTTTAAAAAAGTAGGGAGTACGGATACTGCTTCTTCACCTTACAATCTGTCTGCAACTGAACCTGGCTCGGGCTTTGATATTTTGATTACGATTCCCTGA
- a CDS encoding pilus assembly PilX family protein, whose product MKGRQTGAATLFVTIIILALLTVIAAVSAKIGMFELKTSANTNRAKEAFHAAQGGLDFGAVNYLKDASWAGDSLEMPFLGPGASVSVSAVTGTNSVVLNAVGESVDTTGLARVEEKFARVPILDVGELPPLMANGNFPPTGSLSIITNPNGGGTGVPVSGWVEGGTKTGGASWQTCNVDEWLYEDQNADKVKSPQTDGFVLCNTCKCSQAINPICKAQDVSDADACPDIVVNTAGIPNVFQNLFGVHPGDSDSSGTDDWEELMEAIAKVKLANCTSLGPTSGDQFYSGGVATRLPLIWVEGNCTIPAGTEVGSYDSPFILFVHGDLTMSANSVFYGIALGFSDKYSNPPNAESNALEIRGGAVVYGVVLTTNTVTSPTGNYTLVYAEKLLEKISGGDDPFYELARYPGSWTDTK is encoded by the coding sequence ATGAAAGGGCGTCAAACGGGTGCGGCGACGCTGTTTGTCACCATTATCATCTTGGCACTGCTGACCGTGATCGCGGCGGTCAGCGCCAAAATCGGCATGTTCGAGCTCAAGACCTCAGCCAATACGAACCGTGCCAAAGAGGCGTTTCATGCCGCCCAGGGCGGGCTGGATTTTGGCGCTGTGAACTACCTGAAGGATGCCAGCTGGGCAGGTGATAGTCTGGAAATGCCCTTTTTGGGGCCTGGCGCCAGCGTCTCGGTGTCCGCGGTGACGGGCACAAACTCGGTGGTACTGAATGCGGTAGGTGAGTCGGTCGATACCACTGGCTTGGCCCGGGTCGAGGAAAAATTCGCCCGTGTACCTATTCTTGATGTCGGCGAATTGCCGCCGCTGATGGCCAACGGTAACTTTCCTCCCACTGGATCGTTATCGATTATCACTAACCCAAACGGGGGAGGGACGGGGGTCCCCGTCTCAGGGTGGGTCGAAGGGGGTACCAAAACGGGGGGGGCGAGTTGGCAAACCTGCAATGTTGATGAGTGGCTGTATGAAGACCAGAATGCAGACAAGGTAAAGTCGCCGCAAACTGATGGGTTTGTGCTGTGTAATACTTGCAAGTGCTCCCAGGCAATCAACCCGATCTGCAAGGCACAGGATGTCTCTGATGCCGATGCCTGTCCGGATATCGTCGTGAATACAGCCGGTATTCCCAATGTATTTCAGAATCTTTTCGGAGTACACCCGGGTGACAGTGACTCTAGCGGAACCGACGACTGGGAAGAGCTTATGGAAGCCATTGCCAAGGTCAAGTTGGCTAACTGTACTAGCCTGGGGCCCACTTCCGGAGATCAGTTTTATTCTGGTGGTGTCGCCACCCGGCTGCCACTGATATGGGTTGAAGGTAATTGTACGATACCTGCCGGCACTGAAGTGGGCAGTTATGATTCACCTTTTATCCTGTTTGTGCATGGTGATCTAACCATGAGTGCGAATTCTGTATTTTATGGTATCGCCTTAGGTTTCTCAGATAAATATAGTAATCCACCCAATGCCGAATCTAACGCACTTGAAATTAGGGGCGGCGCCGTAGTCTATGGCGTAGTACTCACTACAAATACAGTTACGAGTCCTACGGGTAACTATACCTTGGTGTATGCGGAGAAACTGCTGGAAAAAATTTCGGGGGGTGATGATCCCTTTTACGAACTGGCGCGCTACCCTGGTAGCTGGACCGATACCAAATAG
- a CDS encoding PilW family protein, translating into MLVRQRGISLVELMIAMVLGLLVSAIVIGMFSMTVGSTKQAVTTIRLNQELRTVMDLMVRDIRRAGYWNGALAASNPYASITDAGAPAAVYAAAGSGTFLNTTTAGDSGQCVILGYDTDNAGASTATKLIGYRLDTVTDAVEVLWANTFTTPADCNMGTWDNLTDEQAIKVTALAFTPDPTPASFAAATVRNLTITLTAESLSDARIKTTITDQVRIRADL; encoded by the coding sequence ATGCTAGTGCGCCAGCGCGGTATCTCACTGGTCGAACTGATGATCGCTATGGTATTGGGCTTACTGGTTTCAGCCATCGTGATCGGCATGTTCAGCATGACGGTGGGCAGTACCAAACAGGCTGTGACCACTATCAGGCTGAACCAGGAACTGCGCACCGTGATGGATCTGATGGTGCGGGATATACGTAGAGCAGGTTATTGGAACGGAGCCCTGGCGGCCAGTAACCCTTATGCATCCATAACCGATGCTGGCGCCCCGGCCGCTGTTTATGCGGCGGCGGGTTCCGGAACATTTTTGAATACGACAACCGCGGGCGACAGCGGCCAGTGCGTGATCCTGGGGTACGACACCGATAACGCCGGTGCCAGTACGGCCACCAAGCTGATCGGTTATCGACTCGATACGGTGACCGATGCCGTTGAGGTGCTCTGGGCCAATACGTTTACCACCCCCGCTGACTGCAACATGGGTACTTGGGATAACCTGACCGACGAGCAGGCGATAAAGGTGACGGCGCTTGCGTTTACGCCGGATCCGACTCCGGCATCCTTTGCTGCGGCGACGGTACGCAATCTGACCATTACCCTGACCGCTGAATCCCTCAGCGATGCCAGAATCAAAACAACGATTACGGATCAGGTGCGCATCCGCGCCGATCTTTAG
- a CDS encoding GspH/FimT family pseudopilin, with amino-acid sequence MARENSGMRTVQFRHHLAGVTLIELLVVLVVLAVFVALGIPSFNSVFDRHRVTGAAQALYADLQYARAESIKRNVDVAVNFNNTAGWCYGITDTAPFAACDCNGSVASQASCSVNGQQYIVTDERFPGVSMVTSPANMAVSFDPTRGTLSPNGNISFTGDAAEQVRVTTYFIGRVRLCSPTGYAGYKPC; translated from the coding sequence ATGGCGCGTGAGAATTCAGGAATGCGTACTGTGCAATTCAGGCATCATCTGGCGGGCGTGACTCTGATTGAGCTGCTCGTGGTTCTGGTGGTGCTCGCTGTCTTTGTAGCCTTGGGTATTCCGTCATTCAATTCTGTCTTTGACCGCCACCGCGTAACCGGTGCGGCCCAGGCTCTCTATGCCGACTTGCAGTACGCGCGGGCTGAATCCATCAAGCGTAATGTGGACGTGGCGGTGAATTTCAATAATACGGCTGGCTGGTGTTACGGTATCACCGATACGGCCCCGTTTGCGGCCTGTGACTGCAACGGCAGTGTCGCCAGTCAAGCCAGCTGCAGTGTGAACGGCCAGCAATATATAGTGACGGATGAACGTTTCCCAGGCGTATCGATGGTGACTAGTCCCGCCAATATGGCCGTAAGCTTTGATCCTACTCGTGGCACTCTCTCTCCGAATGGCAATATCAGCTTCACGGGCGATGCGGCAGAACAAGTGCGGGTGACGACCTATTTCATAGGACGTGTTCGGCTCTGCTCACCGACAGGTTATGCAGGTTACAAACCATGCTAG
- a CDS encoding type IV pilin protein, with product MKYSARGFTLIELMIVMVVIGIIAMFAYPAYLDQVRKSRRAEAQKVLMAGQIGEERYRSYFNTYGNATSLATENLNMGTADFFTFDIAVSLASAATHYTLTATATGDQTKDSNCAVMTLDQSNVMSPAACWKR from the coding sequence GTGAAGTATTCGGCACGCGGCTTTACCCTGATTGAGCTGATGATTGTTATGGTCGTTATTGGCATCATCGCGATGTTTGCCTACCCGGCGTACCTGGATCAGGTGCGCAAGAGCCGCCGGGCCGAAGCGCAAAAAGTGCTTATGGCTGGCCAGATTGGTGAAGAGCGCTACCGCTCATACTTCAACACCTATGGCAACGCTACCAGCCTTGCCACCGAGAACCTGAATATGGGTACAGCAGACTTTTTCACCTTCGACATTGCTGTATCGCTGGCGTCGGCAGCCACACACTACACCCTCACAGCCACTGCCACTGGCGACCAAACCAAGGACTCAAACTGTGCCGTAATGACACTGGATCAAAGCAATGTCATGTCGCCTGCTGCCTGCTGGAAACGCTAG
- a CDS encoding FKBP-type peptidyl-prolyl cis-trans isomerase has translation MSDKTIGPGTTVTLHFAIKLEDGQLVDSNFESKPATFTVGDGNLLPGFEEPLMGLAEGTESTFTIVPEKAFGMPSPANVQRLPRAQFKDMELEPGLVVSFKEPGGDLPGVVKSFDDQVVHIDFNHPLAGKTLLFDVKILQVA, from the coding sequence ATGAGTGACAAGACAATCGGGCCCGGTACGACCGTGACCCTGCATTTCGCCATCAAACTGGAAGATGGCCAGTTGGTTGATTCCAACTTCGAGAGCAAGCCTGCGACCTTTACCGTGGGCGACGGCAACCTGCTGCCGGGCTTTGAGGAGCCGCTGATGGGGCTGGCCGAGGGCACCGAATCGACCTTCACCATAGTGCCGGAAAAGGCCTTCGGCATGCCGAGCCCCGCCAACGTACAGCGTCTGCCGCGGGCGCAATTCAAGGATATGGAGCTCGAACCCGGGCTGGTTGTCAGCTTTAAGGAGCCCGGCGGTGACCTGCCGGGGGTGGTCAAGTCATTCGATGACCAGGTGGTGCATATTGATTTCAACCACCCGCTGGCGGGCAAGACACTGCTGTTCGATGTGAAGATATTGCAGGTCGCCTGA